The following proteins are co-located in the Pseudomonas cavernae genome:
- a CDS encoding phosphoheptose isomerase, whose amino-acid sequence MDMQSRIRQLFQASIDTKQQAMEVLTPFIEQGSLVMVNALLNEGKILSCGNGGSAGDAQHFSSELLNRFERERPSLPAIALTTDSSTITSIANDYSYNEVFSKQIRALGQPGDILLAISTSGNSANVIQAIQAAHDREMTIVALTGRDGGGMASLLLPEDVEIRVPSKVTARIQEVHLLAIHCLCDLIDSQLFGSEE is encoded by the coding sequence ATGGACATGCAATCCCGTATCCGCCAGCTGTTCCAGGCCAGCATCGACACCAAGCAGCAAGCCATGGAAGTGCTTACGCCGTTCATCGAGCAAGGTAGCCTGGTGATGGTCAATGCGCTGCTCAATGAAGGCAAGATTCTCAGCTGCGGCAATGGCGGCTCGGCCGGCGACGCCCAGCACTTCTCTTCGGAGCTGCTCAACCGCTTCGAGCGCGAGCGCCCCAGCCTGCCGGCCATCGCCCTGACCACCGACAGCTCGACCATCACCTCGATCGCCAACGACTACAGCTATAACGAGGTGTTTTCCAAGCAAATCCGCGCGCTCGGTCAGCCGGGCGACATCCTGCTGGCCATTTCCACCAGCGGCAACTCGGCCAACGTGATCCAGGCCATCCAGGCCGCTCACGACCGCGAGATGACCATCGTCGCCCTCACCGGCCGCGACGGCGGCGGCATGGCCTCGCTGCTGCTGCCGGAAGATGTCGAGATCCGCGTGCCATCCAAAGTAACCGCTCGCATCCAGGAAGTGCATCTGTTGGCGATTCACTGCCTGTGCGACCTCATCGATAGCCAACTGTTTGGGAGTGAAGAATGA